One genomic region from Myxocyprinus asiaticus isolate MX2 ecotype Aquarium Trade chromosome 27, UBuf_Myxa_2, whole genome shotgun sequence encodes:
- the p2ry10 gene encoding putative P2Y purinoceptor 10, which produces MTSMNSSCVVVNYSRISCSCNCTTNMTEWDKAMNQLYTYFYLIIFIPGLLGNTLALWVLCRFISKKTKAIIFMINLAMADLAHVLSLPLRIHYYIREEWPFGNELCLLCFYLKYLNMYASIAFLVCISIQRCAFLMRPFCAKGWKRRYDVRISVAVWIVVGLCCSPFILMRSKSAKETRSCFKDLPMRKLDVRLAISMMAAAELLGFVSPLIIISFCTYLIVSSLQKQYLGQQSTGDKQKALRMVRVCTGVFLFCFAPYHINFLLYLMVSQCIITDCALSQAVRQFHPVSLCMASLNCCLNPLIYYFLTTEFRQQLSRQGSSVLRGRLMSLESTSSYRE; this is translated from the exons ATGACATCTATGAATTCATCGTGTGTAGTGGTGAACTACTCTAGAATCTCCTGTTCCTGTAACTGTACCACTAACATGACTGAATGGGATAAAGCCATGAACCAGCTCTACACCTACTTTTACCTGATCATCTTCATCCCAGGGCTACTGGGCAACACTCTGGCTCTTTGGGTGCTGTGTCGATTCATAAG CAAAAAGACTAAAGCCATCATCTTCATGATTAACCTGGCCATGGCTGACCTGGCTCATGTGTTATCGCTGCCACTTCGAATTCATTACTACATCCGAGAAGAATGGCCTTTTGGAAACGAGTTATGTCTGCTGTGTTTCTACCTGAAGTACCTGAACATGTACGCCAGCATCGCCTTTCTGGTGTGCATCAGCATCCAGCGCTGTGCCTTTCTCATGCGCCCGTTCTGCGCCAAGGGCTGGAAGCGGCGCTATGATGTTCGCATCAGCGTTGCGGTGTGGATCGTGGTGGGCCTCTGCTGTTCGCCTTTCATTTTAATGAGGAGCAAATCAGCAAAGGAAACCAGAAGTTGCTTCAAGGACCTGCCAATGCGCAAACTGGATGTTCGCTTGGCTATTTCTATGATGGCCGCCGCAGAGCTCTTGGGATTTGTCAGCCCGCTAATTATCATCAGCTTCTGTACTTACCTAATAGTGAGCTCTTTGCAAAAGCAGTACCTTGGCCAGCAGTCCACTGGTGACAAGCAGAAAGCCTTGCGCATGGTCAGGGTGTGTACGGGCGTCTTCCTCTTCTGTTTTGCTCCCTACCACATCAATTTCCTGCTGTACCTAATGGTTTCCCAGTGCATCATCACAGACTGTGCACTGAGTCAGGCTGTCAGACAGTTTCACCCGGTTTCTCTCTGCATGGCGAGTCTCAACTGTTGCCTTAACCCGCTCATTTACTACTTCCTGACCACAGAGTTCAGACAGCAGTTGTCCCGGCAGGGCAGTTCTGTGCTCAGAGGGCGTCTGATGAGTTTGGAGAGCACATCCTCCTATAGGGAGTGA